Proteins encoded in a region of the Calypte anna isolate BGI_N300 chromosome 15, bCalAnn1_v1.p, whole genome shotgun sequence genome:
- the RILPL2 gene encoding RILP-like protein 2 isoform X2, whose protein sequence is MQRGRGEEEEEEEDEDDGGPERALEKSPFQLTVGDVYDISSVVGRDLLQLSAGTTVPAALSRLQFRIVRVLEMLEALLSLGPDKVIIDLTDPNRPRFTLQELRDVLQERNQLKAQLLVVQEELQCYKSGIISQKKDQTEELEKEGSGPGTSKNNEEKTIIKRLFSFKHGK, encoded by the exons ATGCAACGGGGccggggggaggaggaggaagaggaggaagatgaggatgaTGGCGGTCCGGAGAGGGCTCTGGAGAAGAGCCCCTTCCAGCTGACGGTCGGGGATGTCTATGACATCTCCTCCGTGGTGGGCCGGgacctgctgcagctcagcgCCGGTACAACGGTGCCCGCCGCCCTGTCCCGGCTGCAGTTCAGGATCGTGAGGGTGTTGGAGATGCTGGAAGCGCTG CTCAGCCTTGGACCTGACAAAGTGATAATAGACCTCACAGACCCAAATCGCCCCCGGTTCACCTTGCAGGAGCTGCGAGATGTGTTGCAAGAACGTAACCAGCTGAAAGCTCAGCTTCTGGTAGTGCAAGAGGAGCTACAGTGCTACAAGAG TGGAATTATCTCACAGAAAAAGGACCAAACTgaggaactggaaaaagaagGCAGTGGCCCTGGAACGAGCAAGAACAATGAAGAGAAGACAATTATCAAACGGCT gttctCTTTTAAGCATGGAAAATGA
- the KMT5A gene encoding N-lysine methyltransferase KMT5A isoform X2, translating into MARGKNMPKTRAGGAEKASPENAERKGPGRPRAGGENVFIGQSKIYSYLNPNKTPGARPPLQEENSVMYHEVKCQGKTLNKTFRKGNEKKNSGNIIEGAMKPEDQKDKEDGCNTAVPDSDQNQETTEGQKTPLPSDCADEANAKPAQTKVVKAKRGPRRKTQGRTPNRKVTDYYPVRRSSRKSKSELETEERRKIDELITSGKEEGMKIDYIDGKGRGVIATKQFNRGEFVVEYHGDLIEITDAKKREAVYAQDPSTGCYMYYFQYLSKTYCVDATKETNRLGRLINHSKCGNCQTKLHDIDGVPHLILIASRDIKAGEELLYDYGDRSKASIEAHPWLKH; encoded by the exons ATGGCGAGAG GGAAGAACATGCCCAAGACCAGGGCGGGCGGTGCGGAGAAGGCCAGTCCCGAGAACGCCGAGAGGAAGGGCCCCGGCCGTCCCCGGGCCGGTGGG GAGAATGTGTTTATTGGTCAATCCAAAatctacagctacctgaatcCTAACAAAACTCCTGGTGCTCGCCCCCCACTTCAAGAAGAAAACTCTGTCATGTATCACGAGGTGAAATGTCAGGGCAAAACACTAAACAAAACCTTCAGGAAAGGAAATG aaaaaaagaacagtggCAATATAATTGAAGGTGCTATGAAACCAGAAGACCAGAAAGATAAAGAAGATGGGTGCAATACTGCAGTGCCTGACTCTGATCAAAACCAAGAAACTACAGAAGGTCAAAAGACCCCCCTGCCTTCTGACTGTGCTGATGAGGCCAATGCAAAGCCAGCTCAGACAAAGGTGGTTAAAGCAAAACGTGGACCAAGGAGAAA AACACAAGGAAGGACACCAAATCGAAAAGTGACAGATTATTACCCAGTTAGAAGAAGTTCCAGGAAGAGCAAATCAGAATTGGAG actgaggagaggaggaaaatagaTGAGCTAATTACAAgtgggaaagaagaaggaatgAAG ATTGATTACATTGATGGCAAAGGGAGAGGAGTGATTGCTACAAAACAGTTTAATCGAGGAGAGTTTGTAGTTGAATATCATGGGGATCTCATAGAGATCACTGATGCTAAAAAGAGAGAAGCTGTGTATGCTCAAGATCCATCCACAGGCTGCTATATGTACTATTTCCAGTACCTCAGCAAAACATACTG TGTTGATGCTACGAAAGAGACGAATCGTCTGGGGAGGCTGATTAATCACAGCAAATGTGGTAATTGTCAGACAAAGCTTCATGACATTGATGGGGTGCCTCATCTCATCCTGATAGCTTCCAGAGACATTAAAGCAGGTGAAGAACTGTTGTATGACTATGGAGACAGAAGCAAAGCTTCCATTGAAGCTCATCCGTGGCTGAAACACTAA
- the SNRNP35 gene encoding U11/U12 small nuclear ribonucleoprotein 35 kDa protein: MTDWAPIAKEYDPLKAGSIDGTDEEPHDRAIWRAMLARYVPNKGVTGDPHLTLFVARLNLQTTEEKLKEVFSRYGDIRKIRLVRDLVTGFSKGYAFIEYKEERALMKAHRDANRLVIDQHEIFVDFELERTLKGWIPRRLGGGFGGKKESGQLRFGGRDRPFRKPINLPNVKNDFYGEGSAEKRNWSREGTRDWRTRDRDHDRSRDKRWPERERSWAWGESERDSKEERSRGKERKERDRKDRDRDRSRERDSKKQRDDDKHR; this comes from the coding sequence ATGACTGACTGGGCCCCCATAGCCAAGGAGTATGACCCCCTCAAGGCCGGCAGCATTGATGGCACCGATGAGGAGCCCCACGACAGAGCCATCTGGAGAGCTATGTTGGCACGGTATGTACCCAACAAAGGGGTTACAGGAGATCCTCACCTCACCCTGTTCGTAGCAAGGCTCAACCTGCAGACAACAGAAGAGAAGTTAAAGGAGGTCTTCTCCCGGTATGGAGACATCAGAAAGATCCGACTGGTTCGGGACCTGGTCACAGGATTTTCCAAGGGTTATGCATTCATTGAATACAAAGAGGAACGTGCTCTCATGAAGGCCCACAGAGATGCCAACAGGTTGGTTATTGACCAGCATGAAATCTTTGTGGACTTTGAACTGGAAAGAACTCTCAAAGGATGGATTCCTCGAAGGCTCGGAGGtggttttggaggaaaaaaagaatccgGGCAGCTGCGGTTTGGAGGACGGGACAGACCCTTCAGGAAACCCATCAATTTGCCAAATGTGAAAAATGATTTCTATGGAGAAGgatcagcagaaaaaagaaactggtCTCGTGAGGGAACAAGGGACTGGAGAACCAGGGACCGAGACCATGACAGGAGCCGGGACAAGCGATGGCCGGAAAGGGAGAGGTCGTGGGCTTGGGGTGAAAGTGAGAGAGACTCcaaagaggagaggagcagagggaaggagaggaaagagagagacaggaaggacagggatagagacaggagcagggaaagagacAGCAAGAAACAAAGAGATGATGATAAGCATAGGTAG
- the KMT5A gene encoding N-lysine methyltransferase KMT5A isoform X1 yields the protein MTAGGRAGHGSGADLPPLLLGKNMPKTRAGGAEKASPENAERKGPGRPRAGGENVFIGQSKIYSYLNPNKTPGARPPLQEENSVMYHEVKCQGKTLNKTFRKGNEKKNSGNIIEGAMKPEDQKDKEDGCNTAVPDSDQNQETTEGQKTPLPSDCADEANAKPAQTKVVKAKRGPRRKTQGRTPNRKVTDYYPVRRSSRKSKSELETEERRKIDELITSGKEEGMKIDYIDGKGRGVIATKQFNRGEFVVEYHGDLIEITDAKKREAVYAQDPSTGCYMYYFQYLSKTYCVDATKETNRLGRLINHSKCGNCQTKLHDIDGVPHLILIASRDIKADQCCTPHGSKEQLIVSLRAS from the exons ATGACCGCGGGCGGCCGCGCCGGACATGGCTCAGGCGCCGATCTTCCCCCCTTGCTTCTAGGGAAGAACATGCCCAAGACCAGGGCGGGCGGTGCGGAGAAGGCCAGTCCCGAGAACGCCGAGAGGAAGGGCCCCGGCCGTCCCCGGGCCGGTGGG GAGAATGTGTTTATTGGTCAATCCAAAatctacagctacctgaatcCTAACAAAACTCCTGGTGCTCGCCCCCCACTTCAAGAAGAAAACTCTGTCATGTATCACGAGGTGAAATGTCAGGGCAAAACACTAAACAAAACCTTCAGGAAAGGAAATG aaaaaaagaacagtggCAATATAATTGAAGGTGCTATGAAACCAGAAGACCAGAAAGATAAAGAAGATGGGTGCAATACTGCAGTGCCTGACTCTGATCAAAACCAAGAAACTACAGAAGGTCAAAAGACCCCCCTGCCTTCTGACTGTGCTGATGAGGCCAATGCAAAGCCAGCTCAGACAAAGGTGGTTAAAGCAAAACGTGGACCAAGGAGAAA AACACAAGGAAGGACACCAAATCGAAAAGTGACAGATTATTACCCAGTTAGAAGAAGTTCCAGGAAGAGCAAATCAGAATTGGAG actgaggagaggaggaaaatagaTGAGCTAATTACAAgtgggaaagaagaaggaatgAAG ATTGATTACATTGATGGCAAAGGGAGAGGAGTGATTGCTACAAAACAGTTTAATCGAGGAGAGTTTGTAGTTGAATATCATGGGGATCTCATAGAGATCACTGATGCTAAAAAGAGAGAAGCTGTGTATGCTCAAGATCCATCCACAGGCTGCTATATGTACTATTTCCAGTACCTCAGCAAAACATACTG TGTTGATGCTACGAAAGAGACGAATCGTCTGGGGAGGCTGATTAATCACAGCAAATGTGGTAATTGTCAGACAAAGCTTCATGACATTGATGGGGTGCCTCATCTCATCCTGATAGCTTCCAGAGACATTAAAGCAG ATCAATGCTGTACCCCCCATGGGAGCAAAGAACAGCTGATAGTGTCTCTGAGAGCaagctga
- the RILPL2 gene encoding RILP-like protein 2 isoform X1, which yields MQRGRGEEEEEEEDEDDGGPERALEKSPFQLTVGDVYDISSVVGRDLLQLSAGTTVPAALSRLQFRIVRVLEMLEALVSESSLAEEQLRLERDSLRRELEMLRGEGPRASAHQLSLGPDKVIIDLTDPNRPRFTLQELRDVLQERNQLKAQLLVVQEELQCYKSGIISQKKDQTEELEKEGSGPGTSKNNEEKTIIKRLFSFKHGK from the exons ATGCAACGGGGccggggggaggaggaggaagaggaggaagatgaggatgaTGGCGGTCCGGAGAGGGCTCTGGAGAAGAGCCCCTTCCAGCTGACGGTCGGGGATGTCTATGACATCTCCTCCGTGGTGGGCCGGgacctgctgcagctcagcgCCGGTACAACGGTGCCCGCCGCCCTGTCCCGGCTGCAGTTCAGGATCGTGAGGGTGTTGGAGATGCTGGAAGCGCTGGTGAGCGAGAGCAGCCTGGCCGAGGAGCAGCTGCGGCTGGAGCGGGACAGCCTGCGGcgggagctggagatgctgcgGGGAGAGGGGCCCCGGGCCAGCGCCCATCAG CTCAGCCTTGGACCTGACAAAGTGATAATAGACCTCACAGACCCAAATCGCCCCCGGTTCACCTTGCAGGAGCTGCGAGATGTGTTGCAAGAACGTAACCAGCTGAAAGCTCAGCTTCTGGTAGTGCAAGAGGAGCTACAGTGCTACAAGAG TGGAATTATCTCACAGAAAAAGGACCAAACTgaggaactggaaaaagaagGCAGTGGCCCTGGAACGAGCAAGAACAATGAAGAGAAGACAATTATCAAACGGCT gttctCTTTTAAGCATGGAAAATGA
- the KMT5A gene encoding N-lysine methyltransferase KMT5A isoform X3: MTAGGRAGHGSGADLPPLLLGKNMPKTRAGGAEKASPENAERKGPGRPRAGGENVFIGQSKIYSYLNPNKTPGARPPLQEENSVMYHEVKCQGKTLNKTFRKGNEKKNSGNIIEGAMKPEDQKDKEDGCNTAVPDSDQNQETTEGQKTPLPSDCADEANAKPAQTKVVKAKRGPRRKTQGRTPNRKVTDYYPVRRSSRKSKSELETEERRKIDELITSGKEEGMKIDYIDGKGRGVIATKQFNRGEFVVEYHGDLIEITDAKKREAVYAQDPSTGCYMYYFQYLSKTYCVDATKETNRLGRLINHSKCGNCQTKLHDIDGVPHLILIASRDIKAGEELLYDYGDRSKASIEAHPWLKH; encoded by the exons ATGACCGCGGGCGGCCGCGCCGGACATGGCTCAGGCGCCGATCTTCCCCCCTTGCTTCTAGGGAAGAACATGCCCAAGACCAGGGCGGGCGGTGCGGAGAAGGCCAGTCCCGAGAACGCCGAGAGGAAGGGCCCCGGCCGTCCCCGGGCCGGTGGG GAGAATGTGTTTATTGGTCAATCCAAAatctacagctacctgaatcCTAACAAAACTCCTGGTGCTCGCCCCCCACTTCAAGAAGAAAACTCTGTCATGTATCACGAGGTGAAATGTCAGGGCAAAACACTAAACAAAACCTTCAGGAAAGGAAATG aaaaaaagaacagtggCAATATAATTGAAGGTGCTATGAAACCAGAAGACCAGAAAGATAAAGAAGATGGGTGCAATACTGCAGTGCCTGACTCTGATCAAAACCAAGAAACTACAGAAGGTCAAAAGACCCCCCTGCCTTCTGACTGTGCTGATGAGGCCAATGCAAAGCCAGCTCAGACAAAGGTGGTTAAAGCAAAACGTGGACCAAGGAGAAA AACACAAGGAAGGACACCAAATCGAAAAGTGACAGATTATTACCCAGTTAGAAGAAGTTCCAGGAAGAGCAAATCAGAATTGGAG actgaggagaggaggaaaatagaTGAGCTAATTACAAgtgggaaagaagaaggaatgAAG ATTGATTACATTGATGGCAAAGGGAGAGGAGTGATTGCTACAAAACAGTTTAATCGAGGAGAGTTTGTAGTTGAATATCATGGGGATCTCATAGAGATCACTGATGCTAAAAAGAGAGAAGCTGTGTATGCTCAAGATCCATCCACAGGCTGCTATATGTACTATTTCCAGTACCTCAGCAAAACATACTG TGTTGATGCTACGAAAGAGACGAATCGTCTGGGGAGGCTGATTAATCACAGCAAATGTGGTAATTGTCAGACAAAGCTTCATGACATTGATGGGGTGCCTCATCTCATCCTGATAGCTTCCAGAGACATTAAAGCAGGTGAAGAACTGTTGTATGACTATGGAGACAGAAGCAAAGCTTCCATTGAAGCTCATCCGTGGCTGAAACACTAA